The Pseudomonadota bacterium DNA segment CAGGTCAGCCAGACTATGAAGATGGGTTGACAGCTTCTCGGCATCACCAACTATCCTGGCACTGTGTTCAATCACCCGGCCCACTGCAAAACGGTCAAAAGGCAGCAGTTTTTTCTGTCGTACCATGGTCGCAACCAGGCGGGCATAAAGCTGATTATTATCTTCGTGACGATCAATCTCATCTTCAAAGTCAGCAGCGACCTTGAATAATTCACGAAAGTCCGGATCAAATTGATACAACAGATAATAGAGCAGGCGTTCCCCCAGCAGAACCACCTTCACATTCAGAGGAATGGGCTCCGGCTCTAAAGTTACGGTACTAACCAGGCTGAGCAACTGTCCCAGTGATTCAATGGTCACCTTCCGGGCATAAAGTGCCCGCTTCAGGCCTTCCCAGGCATAGGGACTAACCAGCAGTTTACGGACATCAAGAATTAGATAGCCGCCATTGGCCCGATGCAAAGCTCCGGCTTTAATCAGGGAAAAATCAGTTACCAGCGCCCCCATCTGGGCAAGATGTTCCACCTGACCCACCAGGTTCTGATAAGTCGGATTATCTTCATAAACGACCGGTGAGCCTTTTGCCACACTGTGATCAACCAGCAGGTTCACCTTGTAACGATGAAAAGACGGTTTTCCCATCCCCGGCAGGCCCATTTCTTCCAGGGGATTTTTCTTCTCATGGGGACGAAAATCATCCACATGTTCGATAATATCCGATTGCAGGGCATCCAGGTATTGCAGCAGCTCAGGAAATTCGTCATATTCCTTTCGCACCTCATCGAGCAGCATCCCCACTGCAAACATGGTCACCTTGGCGTTCAGTTCCTTGATTTTCTGCCGACTTTCCTTTTTCCATTGGGGAAACTGCAGTAAAACTTTCTGCAGCTTTCCCTGCAGCTCGCCAACTATTTTTTCAATCTCCTGCTGTTCTTCTGCCGGTAATTTTTTAAATTCTTCCGGCTTAATCACCTCACCATCACGCATGGGGGCAAAAGCAAACCCCCGGGGGGTTCGCAGCAGGCTGATCTGACTCTTTTCCGCCTCTTCCTGCAGAGTCTTGAATGCCTGTTCCTGACGTTCATTAAGTTCATCCTCGATCTGCTGCAGCTGGACTCGATAATCATCACTTTCAAAAGCTGAAGGAATGGAAGAACGCAATTCATCCAACAGATGTTCCATGTCATCACGGAATTTTTTTCCCAAACCCGCCGGCAGCTGTAAAACACGAGGTTTATGTTCATCGGCAAAATTATTAACATAACACCAGTCCGAAGGATTTTCATCTTCCCCCGCTTTTTGTTCCAGAACCCGGCGAACTATCGTATGCTTACCCATTCCTGATGGTCCCAGGACATAGAGATTATAGCCGCTATGGGGCATGCTGACCCCGAACTCCAGGGCTTCCAGTACCCGATCCTGGCCGACAACTTCAGTCAGATCATCCAGATCAGCAGTGGTATCGAAAGTAAACCGGCCGGTATCGCAGGCCGTAAACAACTTGTCCGCTGGCAGAAATTCAATCTGAGACATTCTTTAACCTCCTTTACTTCAATCCGGAACGTTCCTTAATAATCCTGATAAACTGGTCTGTTTCCGGGAGTGCCCCGTACTTGGAATAGAGAACCCGGGCGCCTCCACCCGACAGCGGTTCAAGGATAAAATAAGCCGGGGTGGCATCAACATCGATAGTTTGCTGGCCGGGATCGGCAATCGTGGCAAACGGCACATGGTATTTGCGGGCATACATGGCAACTTCAAAAGGGGTATTGCCATAGGCAATTGCCATCACTTTCACCTGGCTATACAATCCTTCCTGGTTAATCTGTTCAAACAACTCATTCACATCATGGGCTTCTTTCTGACAATGAAAGCACTGGACCTGAAAAACCTCGACCACCATAACCCGGGCATCAACATCGCTCGGGGAAAAAGTTTTAACCCCTGGGGAAAGTCCCAGGTAATCTCCGGCACCGGCATTAACCGGAGCATTGAACGACAACACCGGCAAAGACTCAATCTGCGGCCCCGGAGTTGCACAGGCCTGTAAAAAGAACACACACAGGATTAATAACAAGATAGAACGTAAACGCATATCCCCCCCCCCTTAGAAATGGTTACAAGTCTTGATATCAGTTACTATAACGCAGTAATTGCATGTTGGCAAACGAGTAATATCCAACTGCCAGAGAATCCTGAATGACCAGGGGGAAATTTTTCTCAAAAAATATAATCTTATACCGATAACAATATATATCTGTTATCCGTTAGCTGAAAAACAATCCAATCATAAGGAGATATGACATGGCTGCCGACCATAAACATACTGACCAGACCTTGCCCGATGATACCATTGAACGTATTCGGCAAATTGCCCTTGATGCCGGAAAAATGGTCATTGAGATTGCTGATGTAGCCGGTGCAGTTGAGATAATCGACCAGCAGAGTGAGCAGCAGACTCGGGAATTTGGAAATCTCAATCAAGCTGCCAGAGAAATGGAAGCGAAAACCACTGATATCAATGAGGCGGTCCAGGCAGGAATTGAAGTGTCGGAAGAAGCCGTAATGGATCTGCAGACCTCCCGTAAACAGGCAGACAGTTCACTGAAAGAGATTGAACAACTGGCGGTCTCGGTGCAGGAAATTGCCGCAGCTCTCAGGGAGCTGGGCAAAACCCTGGGCGAAGTCAGGGGAGTGGCACAAACCATTCGTTCCATTGCCGGACAAACCAATCTGCTGGCACTGAATGCCACTATTGAAGCTGCCCGGGCCGGGGATGCCGGACGCGGATTTGCGGTTGTCGCCAGCGAGGTAAAGGCATTGGCCGGCCAGACCGCTGAAGCCACCAAGCATATTGATGAAACCCTCGACACCCTGACCGGTGAGATTGAAAAGCTGCAGCAAAAAAGCGACCAGGGGGCGGAAAATTCCATCCACAGCCAGGAAGGCACCCGGGAAATAGGTGCCGCCATTGAAATGATTTCCCAGGCAGTCAATAAAATGAATGACAGTCTCGGTCATATCGGCTCAAATACTAAAGAAATAACCGGCAGCGTCAACCAGGTTGTTGATACGCTGACGACCCTGGACCAAAGTCTTGAGGAAAGCTGCAGCAACATCGGCAACTCAAAGAAGCGACTGAACCTTCTGCGCGGCTTTGGTGAAACCCTGGTTCAGGTGACCAACCAACTGGGGATTGAAACTGTTGACAGCAATTTTATCAATGAAGTCAAGGAAACCGCCAATCAGATCGGAACCGCCATGGAAGAAGCGGTTGAGCAAAATAAACTGGGAATCAATGATTTGTTTGATCAGAACTATCAACCCGTTGCCGGAACCGATCCACAGCAGCTTACCACCCGGGCAACCACCATCCTGGAAAATATACTGCCAAAATTCCAGGAAGATTTATTAAGCCGGAATCCTGAGCTTATTTTCGCCGTCTCGGTCGATACCAATGGCTACCTGCCGGTACATAACCGCAAGTACTCCCAGCCCCAACGCCCCAATGACCCGGCATGGAACGTCGCCAACTGCCGCAATCGGCGGATGTTTAATGACCGGGTAGGTTTGGCTGCCGGACGCAACACGAAGCCCTTTCTGTTTCAGGCTTATCGCCGGGATATGGGCGGCGGAAATTTTGTCATGATGAAGGATATTTCAGCCCCCGTCTTGGTGAATGGACGTCATTGGGGTGGTTTAAGGATCGCGATGAAAAACTGACAGGAAATTGTTTTTCAGGGGCTGCAATTAAAAGGGCCACTATGAGTACAACTATCCCGAAACAATTTAAGCATCCTGCTGGCAGCAGTTTCATCAACATCGTCCCATTGCTGATAGGCAGCTGCCACCGCAAATTGTGGGCCGCCACGTATATTGGCACAATAGAGTGCCTCAACTCTATCCATTATGCGGACAAGAGATTCACGATGAGCGGTAGGGACGGTGACTATTGTCTTCCCGACACCACTATGGTGTAAGGCCATCAGGGCCACTCGAAGGGTGGAACCAGCGGCTATGCCGTCATCCACCAAGATAACCGCTTGATTCTCCAGATCAGGCCATGGCCGGTCAGCCCGAAACAGTTTGACCCGGCGCTGTACCTTTTCCAATGCTTCCTGTGTCTGCTTCTCTATTGTCGGTTGATCCAGATCAAAATATTCAACATACTCCTTATTGATCCATACGCTGCCGTCAAAAGCCACAGCACCGAAACCTGCTTCAGTATTCCATGGCAGCAAAATTTTGCTTACAACCGCGACATCAAGAGAAAGATCAAGGGCCTCGGCAAGTTTCACCGCAACCGGCACCCCACCTGAAGGAACAGCAAGAACCAAAGCCTTGCTTCCCTTCCATTCCTGCAACATCTCCGCAAGCACCTGCCCGGCATGTTTTCGATCCCTGAACACACCTGTTCTCTGGCGCAATCGGGGCAGATCAAATAATGTATTACTCATAATTATTCATGGAATTTATATCGTAATTCCAAAGACATTAAAGATGATGGCAAAGTAAAATGTTCAAGAGTTAATTTTACTTGATTAACATAAGCATGATATAATACCCTGTAAAAATCAAATCCGGAAGAAGAAAGAGCTGTGGCCTAAAACTATACCCCCGGAATATTTTTATTTGTTGACCGCGCGTGGACTTTGGCACCTGTAATACAATGTCTGGGATGATATGCCCATCATGGCCAAAAGTAAAATTCATATTGGCACTTCCGGTTGGTCCTACGATCACTGGAAAGGCCCCTTCTATCCAGAGGAGCTACCTAATAGTCAAATGTTGGGCTACTATAGCCAGCATCTGCAGACTGTGGAGATCAACAACTCGTTCTATCATCTACCCCGAAAATCAACACTGAAGCGATGGCGAGACACGGTCCCCGAGAACTTCGTGTTCACAGCCAAGGCCAGTCGTTACATCACCCATATGAAAAAGCTGAAGAATCCAGAAAAGAGTCTTTCCTCTTTTCTGAACCACATCAGCACACTGGAGGACAAACTCGGACCTATCCTGTTTCAGCTACCTCCACACTGGCACTTCAATGCGGAACGGCTTGAGAACTTTCTACGCTACCTGAGCAATGAGTTCAGCTACGCCTTCGAGTTCAGAGACAAAAGCTGGCTGAATGAACACACTTGCGAACTGCTTTCACGATACGATGTGGCATTCTGTATCTATGAGCTCGATGGTTTTTTGTCAGCGAAAAAAATCACCACAAATTTCGTCTATGTACGCCTGCACGGCCCGGGTGCCCCTTACCAAGGCAGTTATGATAGCCGTACACTGACAGATTGGGCGGAAGCCTTTTCCTCCTGGTCGGCACAGGGCCACGCAATATATTGTTATTTCGACAATGATCAGTCCGGTTACGCCGCGCAGAATGCCGAATTCCTGCAGTCCATGCTGCAGGGACAGTCCGGACAGGGCTGAACATCATGCTTCAATGTTGCCGGCTCAGACACTGATATTACGATACGCATGATAGCTATAAAGGAAAAACCCAAGATCAACAAGTATAGGGAATTCAAGAATGATAAGCATGTCGCCGGTAAAACATAGAACCCAACAGATGACTGCATGTATATAGTAAAATCCCTGTAATCATTAAACTAATAGCTAACGGCTAAAAACTAATCGCTCAATTCAGGATTTCATCTCAATGGGCATGCAAACAATATCTTACCGTTCCAGCGAATTAACCCATAAGCCATGGATATTGCAATATGCCAGGGCGTGGAAAGACTTAAACTCTTCAATCTCACTGATTTGAAAACGGACATTTGGATGGGAATAAACCGGGGCACAGGCAGCACGACCGATATTCACAACCTGATCGTTTTTCTTTAAAACCCCATAAAGCTCAATCCAGGCAATATGATGTTCAGCAGTATTGGGATGTGGCGTTTCATGGCCCACTACCACCCGGACGATATCACTACCCTCCTTGAACCCTTTATCGATTTCCAGATGCGGAACATGCTTTTCTTTTCCCTCGTCTTTTTCTGTCTTGATAATCTCTGCAAACTGCATGTACTCCTCCTTTCATGATGGCCTGTAGAAAGAAAATTTCCGGCCATGAGCAAGTAGTGAAACTCCAGGCGGCAAGCCGCTAAACACTCTTCAAAAAGCATACATAAATATGCTAACATATTTTACCTTAATGTCAAATTAACGAACCATAGGTTCAAGGACGTCTTTTTTGAAGGGTCCCATCTCTTTACCAACCGCTCCAACAGCCGATCAGCTCAACCAGCAAGCCAACGGAGAAGTTAATTCCTTTGGTCCGCAAAAAGTCCAGGCGGGAATCCGCCAGCAGGGGGAGCATGCCGTGCCCGGCTTAAACAATCGAACTGGCAAAAAGGACACTGGAGGGAAGGTTGGCCATAATCGATGAAAAACTTCAAAATATCTGAAACCCGGCATCCAGCTTGTCAAGCAGGCTAAAACATGGTAGCAGTAATTATCATGTCACAAGCCAACTTTTCATCACCCTGGTGGCAGCTGGAATCCGTTTCCGGCAGCAGCAGGATTATGCTTTCCGGTGCCTGGCGGCTGGACAATCTCCGTGACATCCAGGCGATATTTAAACAGCATCCCTGGTCACCTCCTCACGAATCCCCCTTAGTCATTGATGGCCGGCAACTGGAGCAAATCGATACTTCCGGCGCCCTGCTCATGTTGCAGCTGGCCGGCACCATACCAAGACCATCCGGGTCGGCAGACATTTCCCTGGTCAATTTCCACGAAAACCATTATCGTATTATCAAGCTGGTCAAGGAACATTTTGGCGATATCTCTATCTCTCCACCAATGGCGGCATTAAACCCGCTGCAGGAGGTTGGACGTTCAACCATAATATTTATGCAGCAGATGGGCAGGCTGGTCAGTTTTATCGGCCAGAGCAATGTGGAAACATGGCGGGTAATGCGCCGTCCCCGAAAAATACGCTGGAAGGAACTGGTGGTTCAGATACAGCGAGCCTGTCTTGAGGCCATTCCGATCATCATGCTGGTCACTTTACTGATCGGCATCGTGGTTGCCTACCTTTCCGCCACCCAGATCAAACAATTCGGGGCCAATATCTTTGTGGTCGACGGCATCGGTATTGCCATGTGCCGCGAACTTTCCCCGATGATTGTCGCCATCGTCGTCGCCGGCCGTACCGGTTCAGCCTATACGGCCCAGATCGGCACCATGAAGCTCAATGAAGAGCTGGATGCCATGGTTACCTTGGGACTGTCGCCGATGCAGGTACTGGTATTGCCGCGTCTGCTGGCGCTGATCATCGCCCTTCCCCTGCTGGTTTTTATCGGTGATCTGGTGGGAATTTTCGGAGGGATGGTGATTGCCAAAACCTACCTGGAAATTACGACTACAACTTTTATTACCCGACTGCAGGAGGTGGTTTCCCTGAAAACTTTTCTGGTTGGCATCGCCAAGGCCCCGGTATTTGCCGCCTTCATTGCCGTTATCGGCTGCCGGATGGGCCTCAACGTGGAAAACAATGCCAGCAGTGTCGGTATGCACACTACTTCAACTGTCGTCCAAAGTATTGTCTCAGTAATCCTGCTGGATGCCGTTTTTGCCATCATCTGCGTGCAGCTGGGCATTTAAGGAAAACCATGATGGCCGCCACACCCGTAAATAAAACGCCGATTATCGCTGTCAGCGGCCTGCAAACCAGGTTTGGCCGCCAGGTTGTTCACCGTGACATCAGCTTTGGCGTCAATCCCGGATCTATTGTGTCGGTCATTGGTGAAAGCGGTTCCGGGAAATCGGTTCTGCTGAAAGAAATCATCGGCCTGCTGGAACCCAGCGCCGGATCCATTTCTCTCTTCGGTACAGACATCCGACATTGTTCCGAAGAGAAGTTGGCTGCCATCCGCAACCGTTATGGGGTTCTGTTCCAGAACGGCGCCCTTTTTTCCGCCCTGACCGTCGGAGAAAATATTGCCATACCCCTGAAGGAACAAAGCAATGTCCCGGATGATCTGATGATGCCGCTGGTAAATTTACGCCTTTCCCTGACCGGGCTGTCGCCGGAAATCCGTCATAAAATGCCCAGCGAGCTCTCCGGAGGCATGCGAAAAAGGGTCGCCCTGGCCCGGGCGCTGGCCCTGGAACCGGAAATTTTGTTTCTGGATGAACCGACATCCGGGCTTGATCCAATCAATGCCCGGGGTTTTGATCAACTGGTTCGCACCTTATGTGATACTCTTGGATTAACTATCTTTATGGTTACCCATGATCTCGACACCATCACCGGCATCACCGATCGCCTCCTGGTTATCGGCAAAGGAGTGATACTGGCAGATGGGAACCTGGCT contains these protein-coding regions:
- a CDS encoding ATP-binding protein; this translates as MSQIEFLPADKLFTACDTGRFTFDTTADLDDLTEVVGQDRVLEALEFGVSMPHSGYNLYVLGPSGMGKHTIVRRVLEQKAGEDENPSDWCYVNNFADEHKPRVLQLPAGLGKKFRDDMEHLLDELRSSIPSAFESDDYRVQLQQIEDELNERQEQAFKTLQEEAEKSQISLLRTPRGFAFAPMRDGEVIKPEEFKKLPAEEQQEIEKIVGELQGKLQKVLLQFPQWKKESRQKIKELNAKVTMFAVGMLLDEVRKEYDEFPELLQYLDALQSDIIEHVDDFRPHEKKNPLEEMGLPGMGKPSFHRYKVNLLVDHSVAKGSPVVYEDNPTYQNLVGQVEHLAQMGALVTDFSLIKAGALHRANGGYLILDVRKLLVSPYAWEGLKRALYARKVTIESLGQLLSLVSTVTLEPEPIPLNVKVVLLGERLLYYLLYQFDPDFRELFKVAADFEDEIDRHEDNNQLYARLVATMVRQKKLLPFDRFAVGRVIEHSARIVGDAEKLSTHLHSLADLLQEGDYQARRTGKQPVTAADVQQAIDGQIRRADRVRSRLYENIQRGIILIDTEGEKVAQVNGLSLIQLGDFIFGQPSRITATARLGHGKVIDIEREVKLGGALHSKGVLIISSFLADRYARDKPLSLSASLVFEQSYGRVDGDSASVAELCALISALIKTPIKQTLAVTGSINQRGQIQAIGGVNEKIEGFFDVCCSRGLSGSQGVLIPAANVKHLMLREDVVDAASKGKFQVYPVETVDQAIELLTGVAAGEADEKGGYPPESINGKMISRLEELSRLRQEFSETAQEKDSEKED
- a CDS encoding redoxin domain-containing protein, which codes for MRLRSILLLILCVFFLQACATPGPQIESLPVLSFNAPVNAGAGDYLGLSPGVKTFSPSDVDARVMVVEVFQVQCFHCQKEAHDVNELFEQINQEGLYSQVKVMAIAYGNTPFEVAMYARKYHVPFATIADPGQQTIDVDATPAYFILEPLSGGGARVLYSKYGALPETDQFIRIIKERSGLK
- a CDS encoding methyl-accepting chemotaxis protein, which codes for MAADHKHTDQTLPDDTIERIRQIALDAGKMVIEIADVAGAVEIIDQQSEQQTREFGNLNQAAREMEAKTTDINEAVQAGIEVSEEAVMDLQTSRKQADSSLKEIEQLAVSVQEIAAALRELGKTLGEVRGVAQTIRSIAGQTNLLALNATIEAARAGDAGRGFAVVASEVKALAGQTAEATKHIDETLDTLTGEIEKLQQKSDQGAENSIHSQEGTREIGAAIEMISQAVNKMNDSLGHIGSNTKEITGSVNQVVDTLTTLDQSLEESCSNIGNSKKRLNLLRGFGETLVQVTNQLGIETVDSNFINEVKETANQIGTAMEEAVEQNKLGINDLFDQNYQPVAGTDPQQLTTRATTILENILPKFQEDLLSRNPELIFAVSVDTNGYLPVHNRKYSQPQRPNDPAWNVANCRNRRMFNDRVGLAAGRNTKPFLFQAYRRDMGGGNFVMMKDISAPVLVNGRHWGGLRIAMKN
- a CDS encoding phosphoribosyltransferase family protein; amino-acid sequence: MSNTLFDLPRLRQRTGVFRDRKHAGQVLAEMLQEWKGSKALVLAVPSGGVPVAVKLAEALDLSLDVAVVSKILLPWNTEAGFGAVAFDGSVWINKEYVEYFDLDQPTIEKQTQEALEKVQRRVKLFRADRPWPDLENQAVILVDDGIAAGSTLRVALMALHHSGVGKTIVTVPTAHRESLVRIMDRVEALYCANIRGGPQFAVAAAYQQWDDVDETAASRMLKLFRDSCTHSGPFNCSP
- a CDS encoding DUF72 domain-containing protein, encoding MAKSKIHIGTSGWSYDHWKGPFYPEELPNSQMLGYYSQHLQTVEINNSFYHLPRKSTLKRWRDTVPENFVFTAKASRYITHMKKLKNPEKSLSSFLNHISTLEDKLGPILFQLPPHWHFNAERLENFLRYLSNEFSYAFEFRDKSWLNEHTCELLSRYDVAFCIYELDGFLSAKKITTNFVYVRLHGPGAPYQGSYDSRTLTDWAEAFSSWSAQGHAIYCYFDNDQSGYAAQNAEFLQSMLQGQSGQG
- a CDS encoding desulfoferrodoxin family protein yields the protein MQFAEIIKTEKDEGKEKHVPHLEIDKGFKEGSDIVRVVVGHETPHPNTAEHHIAWIELYGVLKKNDQVVNIGRAACAPVYSHPNVRFQISEIEEFKSFHALAYCNIHGLWVNSLER
- a CDS encoding ABC transporter permease; translation: MVAVIIMSQANFSSPWWQLESVSGSSRIMLSGAWRLDNLRDIQAIFKQHPWSPPHESPLVIDGRQLEQIDTSGALLMLQLAGTIPRPSGSADISLVNFHENHYRIIKLVKEHFGDISISPPMAALNPLQEVGRSTIIFMQQMGRLVSFIGQSNVETWRVMRRPRKIRWKELVVQIQRACLEAIPIIMLVTLLIGIVVAYLSATQIKQFGANIFVVDGIGIAMCRELSPMIVAIVVAGRTGSAYTAQIGTMKLNEELDAMVTLGLSPMQVLVLPRLLALIIALPLLVFIGDLVGIFGGMVIAKTYLEITTTTFITRLQEVVSLKTFLVGIAKAPVFAAFIAVIGCRMGLNVENNASSVGMHTTSTVVQSIVSVILLDAVFAIICVQLGI
- a CDS encoding ATP-binding cassette domain-containing protein; protein product: MMAATPVNKTPIIAVSGLQTRFGRQVVHRDISFGVNPGSIVSVIGESGSGKSVLLKEIIGLLEPSAGSISLFGTDIRHCSEEKLAAIRNRYGVLFQNGALFSALTVGENIAIPLKEQSNVPDDLMMPLVNLRLSLTGLSPEIRHKMPSELSGGMRKRVALARALALEPEILFLDEPTSGLDPINARGFDQLVRTLCDTLGLTIFMVTHDLDTITGITDRLLVIGKGVILADGNLAEVKKHDDPWIKSYFSSRNFS